The sequence below is a genomic window from Ipomoea triloba cultivar NCNSP0323 chromosome 10, ASM357664v1.
ATTGTTACGTTCCTTAaaacacatgcatgcatgcacgtCAATTAATTAAAGTACTTATCCATTATAAGCATATATAGCATTTAGCATGCAATTTGCAATGCATCacaattgttgggcggaggcccataaagggtcaagtccaacaaTTAGTGGTTCTTGAAAATGTGACAGTATAGATAAATAAAGTTTAGCATTTAATTATTTGCTAGAATTATTATAACTTTTGGgttaagcgtttgatcctaccAGCTTAATGGGAAGACTGGGATCTGTAACATAAAGCGTCAGGTCTTCATTCCACTCAGGATTCACATCCCTCTTCAAAACATGAGTCCTCAGcttctgcatcatcatcatcattcataAAACATTTAGGTTCTGAATGAAATTTTCTGAACACAATCAGATatcaatacaaataataatgatgCAATATATATGTTTCCAGATATGATCAGGGCATGCAAAtgttttttcaaagaaaaagaaggagcCAATTCAATCtttttcacatatatatatgttttgtttttatatatccttaggtttttgaaaattaaggagAAGATCAGAGAAGGTAGATAGGGAGGAGAGATAGACCTGTTTACCCATCTTGACAATAACGTAAGGATCGCTACTGCGAGCATCGCGCACGGCCAGGTTAACACCTCGCTTGATCCGAATTCTGAGAAGGCCTAGGAGGCTGTCCATCTCCACCTTGTTGGTGGTTGCGCCGCCGCGATCGCTCCCCTCCGACTTCTTATGGCTGGAGCCTCCCTCCGCCTTCTTGTCGCTACTGGAGCCCCCCTCCGTCTTGTTGGACTCATTATTTCCTCTGCCACCGCCTCTGCCGCCGCGCCGGAGCCGGTGAATCAATGCTAACGGTACTTTAATTCCCGGGGGACCCATCTCTTACTGGGCCCCAATCCTCTTTAaattaattactatttttttttttttaaaattttctgatTTTCAAGAAGCTGTAAATATATATTGGGTACGTTATTGGTAAATGGTAATGGTGATCGATCGTTTAAATGGTTATTACCAGCCAACCAATCAAACTGGCGTCGTCTGAACAAAGAATATTCggaaattatataatttgagaATAGTGCGGACTACAAAgtacttgtaaaaaaaaatgtacctattttctttcttacacttaaattaattaacaacATTTAATTTGGCTCATATAACGGATTCAAAGTTGATTTTCAGATTATATATGAATCTTAATTCATATGGAATGGAATCAGCAAATAATCCaatattttttggtttaatttgttgaagaaacgagctacaaaatacaaaaattattattctttaatttatacaaaatttaactttgtatatataatataggcAAATACTTCAACCCTAATTTTTAGcatatatttctattcatatAATAAGCAATCACAAATCAATAACACTTACATGGTGTTTGACAGTTGTTATACtttggaccatgggtcatggttgatattgtagttgtgttgaattgatactgcagttgtgttgaaaggatactgtagttgcgttgaaagggaactgcagttgcgcggaacagaaaactgtagttgtgttgaacgaatactgcagttgtgatgaaaagatactgcagttgtgttgaacgaatgaacggcctctgttccgtgcaactgcagtttcctttcaacataattgcactatcttttcaacacaactgcagtatccgttcaacacaactgcaatatcagctatgatcatggtcattgtggaccatgatccataatataatttgcgggTGTTTGATTGGAATGAGAGAATTAGGTAAGAAAAGAATAAAGTgataatttaaattacattatttgatagccTGAATAGAATAACTATGAATTGAAAGGAAATAAGTGAATAAAGACTACTCCATCCTTAATTTTCtcccttgtttttttttaatcattttttttttacagataATCATAAGATTGGGATACTGTGGGGTTTGGGGTAGGCTTAATGGCGGATAAAGTGAAGCAGATCTGTACGAGCGGAGTTGACACGACGGATCATTGAGGACATGAAGCAAGTTTTGGAGAAAGCATTAGCGTTGTTCATCATCAAGTGCCGCATACAATGATATATTTGAGCAAATTTGATTTGTTGATGTTTTTTCTTCTATGAGCAAGACAACCATGAAAGAATAAACCTAACAATGATACCATATTAAGAATGTATTATTGAATATCTCAAACTGTACAGAGccacaaacaaagaaatataTACAAACTATAGAGTTATACTCAAAGTCCAAATAAGCAAATATGTACTTGATGCATTAGTTGGAACTGAAACTGGGAATGCACCGtcaatgttttttcttttttacattggt
It includes:
- the LOC116033620 gene encoding protein C2-DOMAIN ABA-RELATED 4-like, encoding MGPPGIKVPLALIHRLRRGGRGGGRGNNESNKTEGGSSSDKKAEGGSSHKKSEGSDRGGATTNKVEMDSLLGLLRIRIKRGVNLAVRDARSSDPYVIVKMGKQKLRTHVLKRDVNPEWNEDLTLYVTDPSLPIKLTVYDHDTFSKDDKMGHAEIEIKHLLEALKMNGNGVGNEETVAARVQPKRSNCLASESCVVWKDGKVTQDMCLRLKNVESGEVEIQIQWINLPAASKP